The window ATGAGCGTTGTGACCTTGGCGTGCGGGTAAAGCAGAAAATAGGCCCCCATGACGCCCGCAATGGCGCCGGACGCCCCCACGATGGGGACAGTGGCCGAGGTGTCCGAGAGCATGTGCGTGAGCATGGCCGCAAGACCGCAACACAGGTAGAAGAGGGTGAAGCGTACCGGCCCCATCACGTCTTCAATGTTATCCGCAAAGATCCAGAGTGACCACATGTTCAGCAGCAGGTGGCTCCAACTGCCATGAATGAACTGGTGCGTGATGAAGGCGAACTGCCCGTAGGCGGGATAGCCCACGTGTGCGGCCCACTCCGGAAAGGCGTAACGCGCGGGCACGACTCCGAAGGTATGCAGCATGAGAAACAGGTCCCCGCTGGAGAGGGCCTGCTGGTACAGATACACCAGCACGTTGATCGCGATGATGGTGTAGACTGCGTAGGGGGTGTGCACCCGTGGTATGCTGTCGCGGATGGGAAACACGTGGGCCTCTGCCTATGCTGAAGGGTTCGGGCGGTTATTCCTGAAAGAGTGCGGTCAGGCGTTCCTGCAGTGCCTTGCGCCGGTCATCGCGCCTCCGTGCGAGGGAGTCGAGCAGCTTGTCCGCGTTGGCGGCCAGCGCTTCCGGCGTGCCGCTGTTGTCCACCACAATGTCGCAGGCCCCCATCTTGTCCTTCTCCGCCCACTGCCACGATTCCATGACAGCCAGCGTTTCCTCGCTCCAGTTGCGGTGTTCGGCAAGGCGTGCTGCGCGGATATCCCTTGGGCAGTTGACGCCGACGAGAAGGTCGGCATCCCCGTGCCATCCCGTTTCCAGAAACAGCGGGATCTCTGCCGCGGCAGCGGGTGCGTCTGCGTGCCGTTTCCAGAAATCGAGAAGATCGTGGCGCACAATGGGGTGGACGCATCCTTCCACTTCCTTGCGGATGGAAGCTGATTCGCACATGGCCTCGAAGAGAGCCCGTCTGTCCACGGGGCCGTCTGCAGGAGCAAAACGATCTCCGTAGCGTCCGCGCAGGAAATGCCAGCCGTCTCCGTCCTTGGCATAAAGGGTATGCACGATGCCGTCTGCCGTCCAGACGGGGAGCCCCCGTTCTTCCAGCAGGCGCAGCAGGGCTGATTTGCCGCAGCCGGGCATGCCCGTGAGTACAACCCGCTGAGTGTGGGAGGAAAGGGCGGTGGCAAGCTGCATGAAGTCGTCCGGCGGGGGGCAGACAAAGCGCATGGCTTCGCCGGAGACGGGATGGGTGAATTCCAGTTTCCACGCATGCAGCATCTGCCGGGCGGCCAGCACGGCGAGAGGCGAATCATCAGGCACGCCGCCGCCATAGGTGGAGTCTCCCCACAGCGGATGTCCGATATGGCTCATGTGCACACGGATCTGATGGGTTCTGCCGGTATGGATGCGTACAGCAACAAGGGCGTAGTTGCCTGCGTTGTCGGCATGCAGCACGTGGTAGTCCGAGTGTGCCTTGCGTCCGCCCTGTTCCAGCTTCACCGGGGCCATCTTCACTTTGATGGTAGGATGGCGACCTATGGGCGTATCCACTGTGCCGCTTTCGCGTTCGGGAACGCCGACGGTCAGGGCGAGATATTCCTTGTGCATGCTCCGCTGGGCAAAGGCCTGTGAAAGGGCTAGTCTGACCGCTTCCGTCAGGGCGACGACGATGATGCCGGACGTGTCCTTGTCCAGCCGGTGCACGATTCCGGGACGGAACCCTTCCATGGAGGCGAGTTCCGGAAAATGGTGGAGCATGCGGTGTACCAGCGTGCCGGAGGGGCAGCTGGGGCAGGGGTGCACGGTAAGACCCGCCTGCTTGTTGAGCACCACGAGATGCTTGTCCCTGTAGAGCACGTTGATGGGTGCATCTTCCGGAACCAGCGAAGAGGTGTCGAAATCGATATGCATCTCGATCTGCATGCCCGTGCAGACCTTGGTGTTGGGTTTGGTGCAGCGTCCGGAATTGACGAAGACCTTGCCTTCCTTGATGGCTTTCTTGACTCGCTCGCGGCTTATGGCGTGCTCGGTCAGGTTTTCCGAGAGGTATTGGTCAAGGCGTGTGCCGTGCGCATCGCGGGAAACTGTAAGGGTGACGGTGTTGCCGTTGTCAGGATCGTCAATATAATTAGTCATTTTGGAGAAAATTTTCCTTGCGCTTGACCAAAGTGGTTGGTTCGGGCTAAATCATCAAAGTTTTGGGCGGCCAAAAGGCCGTTTTTTTTCAAGTACTCTTCAAGGAGGCCAGAGTGGCTGTTTACGTGGTTGACCATCCATTGGTCAAACATAAACTCGGGCGTCTGCGCGAAGTCGACGTCACCGTGTCTGAGTTCCGCGCCCTTTCCAATGAAATCTGCCGTCTTCTCACCTATGAGGCAACCAAAAGCCTTGAGACTGAGAAGAAGACCATACAGGGTTGGGCAGGACCTGTCACTGTTGACCAGATCAAGGGTAAGAAGGCAACCGTTGTACCGATCCTGCGTGCAGGTCTTGGTATGCTGGATGGCCTGCTGGACATGATCCCCGGCGCCAAGGTGAGCGTGGTGGGCATGTTCCGTAACGAGGAAACCCTTGAACCCGTAGAATATTATGTAAAGCTCGCCAAGAATATTGACGAGCGCACCGCCATCATCATTGATCCCATGCTCGCCACCGGCGGCACGCTGGTCGCCACCATCGACCTGCTGAAGAAGGCTGGCTGCAAGCATATTCTCGGTCTGTTCCTTGTGGCTGCGCCCGAAGGTATCGAGCGAGTCACCAAGGCGCACCCCGACGTGGATATCTATACCGCATCTGTCGACGAGCGACTGAATGAAAATGGGTATATTCTTCCCGGCCTGGGCGATGCAGGCGACAAGATTTTCGGGACCAAGTAGGGTTTCGAACCGTTTTCGAACGGACAGGGCATTTGCCTTTGGTTTTTTTGCCTCCGGTTTCCGGAGGCAATAACCAAGGGGCGGATGCTCTTTTTTTGGGCTTGCTGCTGCCGGTATCATCCGTGCGGCAGCAGGGAAGCTTGCCCCCGCAGGCATGGCCGGTTCATCTGAGAACCGGTTGGAAGTGCGGGGATGCGGGCTTTGAGTGACCTGTGAATCGGGGCTCGTTTTTTCCGGAGCACCGGCCTGTGGTTCCCGTGAGGGAGTAAGCCGACCGCGAAGGGGGCGGGAGGCGTAAGGATAATTTGTAACCGTTACTTGAGGAGGGCATGGTGTCCATTTCCAACACCGAGTATTCCTTCAGACTGAAAGACAGTCTTGTAGGCGCACAGATGTTGTTTGTCGCGTTCGGCGCACTGGTACTCGTACCGCTGCTGACCGGGCTCAACCCCAACGTGGCTCTGTTTACCGCAGGCGCCGGTACGCTGCTGTTCCAGCTTGTGACCAAGCGTAGCGTTCCCGTATTTCTGGCTTCCTCGTTCGCGTTTATCGCACCCATCATTCACGGTGTGCAGACCTGGGGCATTCCCGGCACCATGTGCGGTCTTGCCGCAGCCGGTCTGCTTTATGCCCTGCTTGCCCTGCTCATCAAGTTGCAGGGACCCCAGATTCTGGAGCGCGTTCTGCCCACCATCGTGACCGGTCCGGTCATCATGGTCATCGGTCTCATCCTTGCCCCCGTGGCTGTTTTCATGGCTCTGGGCAAGACCGGCGATGGCGCTATCCAGCTGATTCCGCAGGGCCCCGCCCTGTTCATTTCCATGATTTCTCTGGGCACCACCATTTTCGCTTCCCTGATGGGACGCGGCATGATCAAGCTTGTGCCCATTCTGCTGGGTATCGTGGTTGGCTACGTAACGTGCATCCTCTTCGGTTATGTTGATTTCACGCCTGTTCTGAACGCTCCCTGGCTTGCGGTTCCTGCGTTCACCTTCCCCGAGTGGAACCTTGAAGCCATCTTCTTCATCGTCCCCGTTGCAATTGCACCCGCCATTGAGCACGTGGGTGACGTACTCGCCATCGGTTCCGTCACCAACAAGAACTATCTGGACAAGCCCGGCGTGCACCGCACCCTGTTGGGCGACGGTCTGGCCACCTCTCTTGCCTCCATGCTTGGCGGCCCTCCCAACACCACTTATTCCGAAGTAACCGGTGCTGTTGCGCTGACCAAGGCCTTCAACCCCGGCATCATGACCTGGGCTGCCATCACCGCCATAGCCCTTGCCTTTGTGGGCAAGCTGGGCGCGCTGCTGCAGACCATTCCCGTCCCAGTTATGGGCGGCATCATGATCCTGCTCTTCGGTGCCATCGTGGTTGTGGGCATGAACTCTCTGGTTCGCGCCGGCAAGGACCTGATGGATCCCCGCAACATGGCCATTGTTGCCATTATTCTGGTGTTCGGTATCGGCGGCATGGCCTTCAATGCCGGTGAGTTCACCATCAAGGGTATCGGCCTTGCCGGTATCGTGGGTGTGGTGCTGAACCTCGTCCTTCCCAAAACCAAGGCGCATAAGTAGCACTTAGCAGCCAGCTTAGGTTTTCAAGCCCCGGGCATATGTCCGGGGCTTTTTTTGTTGCGCCTGTAGATGATCTTCTATATTGAAAATCTATCATTCTATAACGTATGGCAAGCAGGAGGACGGCATGGAACAACGCAATCATGTGGCGGTGTTGCGGCAGCATACGCCGGATGTGGAAATTCTCGCAGAAGAACTGGATGTACAGGGCAGGGCCGCCAAGGCTGCGTTGTCGCTCACCAGAGAGAGGGATTGCAGTGAGATGGACGATGCGCAGCAGGGCATTCGGATGCATTGTCTTCAGCGCTTGCGGGAGGCCAAGGGTAAGGCAGAAGCGATTCTGGATCGGGAGCGCTATGCACGTGCCGAATATGCTGCCTTCAATCCGCTCGGCAGGCTCAAGGATACGATGCACAAGTTTGAGAGTGCAGTGCAGCATGCCACCTTCGGGCGTCGTAACGAACTGCGGAACAGCTTTGGCAAGGTCGTGGAATTGCGTATGCAGTTGTGGAAGTTACGGCAGGACAGGGGGTATGAGCGCGATCCTCAGCCGCAGGGAAATGTGCAGGCTGCAGTAGGCTGGCTTGTGGTGGCGGTGATTCTTGAGACTTTCTTCAACGGCGTTCTCTTCGCCGGCGGCAGTGAAATGGGGTACGTAGGGGGGCTGACGCAGGCCTTGTTCATTTCACTGGTGAACCTGATCCTTTCGTTTGGAACGGGCTATCTGCTCAAATTGCGCAATGCCCTGAACGGTTGGCGCAGGTACGCGGTAACGGGCGGTCTGCTTTCGATGCAGCAGGCTATCATCGGTCTGGTTAACCTGAGCGCTGCGCACTACAGGTCTGCCGTAGCCGTGCTGGAAAGCTTTGAAAGGGCAAACCGGCAGTTTTTGAGCCGGGTGTTCACCCAGCCTTTTCAACTGGAGTCCTTCGAATCCTTCGTGTTGCTTATCTTCGGTATCATCATAGCCCAGTACCTGCTCTACAAGGGCTACACCTTTGGCGATGTAGACAAGGAGTTCGGCAAGGTAGGGCGTGAGCTTGCCGAGGCGGAAAAGGACTATGAAGAACTGAAGCTGAACGTGGAGGAAGACATCAAGCTCGCCCGTGCGGATGCCGACCGTGAGGTAGGTAGGGACGTGGGCGACTATTCCCGCATTCTGGGGCTCTACAAATCCAGCCTTGCCATGAGCCGGAACATCCGTGAGGAATATGGCCGCATTGCCTCTGAGTGGAATGATGCCCAGAAACTTCTGCTCAGACAGTTCAGACGACTGCTGGGAGGTGCCCCTACGGCCTGTCCGCTCCCCGGATATTGGGATACCTACAAGGATTTTGCAGAGGGCGAAATGCAGGTGACCTTGGATCTGACCGATGACGAAGCAGTGCTTGCCCGCATGGTTGTCCTTGATGATGTGGTCAGCAAGGGGGAGGAGATCAAGCAGATCGTGCATCAGCGCGAATTGGAAGAGTCCCGTAGTCTTGAAGCGTTCTTCAACAGCATAGAGCGGAAGAGGGAGAAGGGCGAGGACGGAGCCTCAAAGAATGCAGCCGGTGAACCCGGTGAGGATTCTGCCGGACCAACGGGACCCGGAAGCCGTTTCGATGCCGAAAACGGTAGCGATGCGGGGGATTCTTCGTCCGCAGAGTATGATGATGCCTCTTCTTTCAGCAGTGACAACGGCAACGGGCCTCACGACGACATGGGAGACTATCATGGCCAGGCAGAAAGGATCTAGCACCGGATTGAAGAGCTTGCTGAAGCGGGAAGGCCGTAAACAGCAATCTTTTCCGCATCGTTATGAAGACAGAAGGCGTGGCGACTCCAGAGGCAGGAAGCCGGAACGCACCGGCAGCCTGAAAGGGCTTCCTGTTGTGGCTGCCGCATTGGTTCTCATGGTTGCTCTTGGCGTTATATGGAGAGAAGTCACGGCCGCGCCGAAGACGCTTGCCTACCATCTTGTGTTGCTGCTTGACCGTTCCGACCCATTGACTGAGACACAGCAGCAGGAATTGCGCAGCATTATGCAATCTGTGGAGTGGGGCACGCCGGACGGCGGCAAGGTTTCGGTCTTTTATCTGGATAATATGTCCGGTTCGTATCTGGAACCTGTGGCGAGTGCCGTTGCCCCGCC is drawn from Desulfovibrio mangrovi and contains these coding sequences:
- the coaE gene encoding dephospho-CoA kinase (Dephospho-CoA kinase (CoaE) performs the final step in coenzyme A biosynthesis.), whose protein sequence is MTNYIDDPDNGNTVTLTVSRDAHGTRLDQYLSENLTEHAISRERVKKAIKEGKVFVNSGRCTKPNTKVCTGMQIEMHIDFDTSSLVPEDAPINVLYRDKHLVVLNKQAGLTVHPCPSCPSGTLVHRMLHHFPELASMEGFRPGIVHRLDKDTSGIIVVALTEAVRLALSQAFAQRSMHKEYLALTVGVPERESGTVDTPIGRHPTIKVKMAPVKLEQGGRKAHSDYHVLHADNAGNYALVAVRIHTGRTHQIRVHMSHIGHPLWGDSTYGGGVPDDSPLAVLAARQMLHAWKLEFTHPVSGEAMRFVCPPPDDFMQLATALSSHTQRVVLTGMPGCGKSALLRLLEERGLPVWTADGIVHTLYAKDGDGWHFLRGRYGDRFAPADGPVDRRALFEAMCESASIRKEVEGCVHPIVRHDLLDFWKRHADAPAAAAEIPLFLETGWHGDADLLVGVNCPRDIRAARLAEHRNWSEETLAVMESWQWAEKDKMGACDIVVDNSGTPEALAANADKLLDSLARRRDDRRKALQERLTALFQE
- a CDS encoding uracil-xanthine permease family protein, whose amino-acid sequence is MVSISNTEYSFRLKDSLVGAQMLFVAFGALVLVPLLTGLNPNVALFTAGAGTLLFQLVTKRSVPVFLASSFAFIAPIIHGVQTWGIPGTMCGLAAAGLLYALLALLIKLQGPQILERVLPTIVTGPVIMVIGLILAPVAVFMALGKTGDGAIQLIPQGPALFISMISLGTTIFASLMGRGMIKLVPILLGIVVGYVTCILFGYVDFTPVLNAPWLAVPAFTFPEWNLEAIFFIVPVAIAPAIEHVGDVLAIGSVTNKNYLDKPGVHRTLLGDGLATSLASMLGGPPNTTYSEVTGAVALTKAFNPGIMTWAAITAIALAFVGKLGALLQTIPVPVMGGIMILLFGAIVVVGMNSLVRAGKDLMDPRNMAIVAIILVFGIGGMAFNAGEFTIKGIGLAGIVGVVLNLVLPKTKAHK
- the upp gene encoding uracil phosphoribosyltransferase codes for the protein MAVYVVDHPLVKHKLGRLREVDVTVSEFRALSNEICRLLTYEATKSLETEKKTIQGWAGPVTVDQIKGKKATVVPILRAGLGMLDGLLDMIPGAKVSVVGMFRNEETLEPVEYYVKLAKNIDERTAIIIDPMLATGGTLVATIDLLKKAGCKHILGLFLVAAPEGIERVTKAHPDVDIYTASVDERLNENGYILPGLGDAGDKIFGTK
- a CDS encoding rhomboid family intramembrane serine protease, whose protein sequence is MFPIRDSIPRVHTPYAVYTIIAINVLVYLYQQALSSGDLFLMLHTFGVVPARYAFPEWAAHVGYPAYGQFAFITHQFIHGSWSHLLLNMWSLWIFADNIEDVMGPVRFTLFYLCCGLAAMLTHMLSDTSATVPIVGASGAIAGVMGAYFLLYPHAKVTTLIPIVIIPLFFELPALLYLGIWFAMQVISGLGSLVQQGGGATIAWWAHAGGFVAGIILLPLFRRKGHCYYCRIPEGTPPHKAVITRPHHPLVPPAARRDETKED